The DNA segment atcctagtgggATTTGGAGAGAGACATTTTCCTACatagagtagaactcttattttagtgttattcataaattgagtgggactcctaattagattaggattaagaaaattaacactataaataagagAATAGTAGAAAAGATTATTTGGCTTTTACCTTATGGAGTGAGGCTGTTACTCGTTGCAAAGAGGGGCTTTCCCAATTGCTGAGAATTTGGCTTTGCCCATGGATGAGGGACTCCTACTCATTGCAGTCCCATGGAGTTTGGCCTAAGGTGGAGAAAaggcatagaattcaagaggaaggatTTCTTGTTCATTGATAAAAGGGCTCttacccatatagttgaagacaccatTTATGGTGTAGTAGTTAAAGTGgtaaatatattgagttatgtCTAAAGAAGATGAaaaggactaactaatatatttactatgagaagTTATGTAGTGTGGATTCCCTTGTGTGTAATTGGGTTAATGGGTAGTATAGTTCGACCTTATAATTgatatgatttattattattaatagtaGAAGATGGCATGCCTGTGGATGTAGCCTTTTATTAAAAGGGTGAACCAcataaatattggtattttgtgtgtttgctttatttctttatagTTTACACATTTCCGTTACAACTATGTCTAAGATTATAGGTGTTGATTGTATATTTGATATCTTGGTCCCTTCTTATAAAAGTAAGGTGCAACTGGATGATAAGAATATGTCTTAAAACATGATAAAGTAGGTCAAGTCATTTGCTTTGGGTGTGGGATCAGGACTAAGTGACTCTAGAGGTCATGAACTCTACTAAAATaggtaagtcatttggttttggaTATGAGACCAAGACTAAATGACCATAGAAGGGGATCTCTTTTTTATGTTGGGAGCTGAACTTGGGTTCAAAAAATgagaatgaaaagaaaagaaaagacatatCTAGTATCTGCATAAGGGTTTTGAGAGATAATATTGGTTGCCAAAAGTAAGTTTGGCTACAACTAAAATGAAATAACAGGATTGTAAAGAGAAAAGAGGTTCAGGTAGCTAAAGTGCCAAAGAGACAGATGTTAAAAGTGACCTCCAATCTTGTATGTGTGTAAAACCAAGTTCAAACTCAACATCAAAAGGAAAAGGAACTGCATAGAAACAAGAAGTTTAAGGCCTAAATGGCATTAAAGCATAACATAGTATGACATAGTATTTGCTCAATGAGAAACGCAAGTATGTGAAGCAAAGATAAGCCTTCATGGTTACCTTAGATAAGTCTATAATTACCAAAAAGGGCAGAATAATTGAAGAGTGCCCTATTAGGGCATGTGTCTCACTTAGAATATTGAGAGAGTTTAGAGGTAATAGATCATGGTCTATTAGGAAGTATTGTAGTCATCTATTCAATATTCTTGGTGTcagtattgtaagctgcagagtTTAGAGGTAAGAGATCAAAGGTGAAGCCAGAAAATTATTTTTGAGAGGgccaatattatatataaaattgattcaatatgtTATTTATTTACACTTGGTCCTTATATATTTCTTTTTCCCTATATATTTTGACAGGTCAATATTATATATTCAAAATTAACATAATAGAGTGTAATTaagttagatttttttttttacaatactttaaaaaaatatttaaatatataatgagagataaataattttaatattttacattacttatatcttaataaaataacaaaattattttTTGAGAGGCTAACagctaaaataaaatattttttactatatatatatatatatatatatatatatatatatatatatatatattggaaaaTTTTAATAGGGTTCGGGGGCAGGGGCCAATGCTCCCCATAGAAATGTTGTATGGAGCTGCATGCATTCCAATAGGATCCAAATAAAGTGTTATTTGGTTTGCTCCCATCATAACCTAAGGATGCTTTAGCGACGGAGTCCGAAGCTCCGAAGCTCCTATCAAGTGATTTTGACCCTCTTAATAAAAGGATGAAAAACGCCAGATGGCAGTGCAGTATATCGTATACTTAACCTAGCTTTGTCTAGTTAAAGCCATATCACTCGCATGGCAAGTGTCAGGTTTAAATTCTCACTCCCTCAATTtcttattaagaaaaaaaaaatcctattttttatatttttttattcaattaatatatatttttctatatttaatataattaaataatatgtaccataataaatttatttaccacaatttacttattaaatatatctaaaaaaaaGCTTCGTTGTTAGGAAGGCAATTTTTTTCCTTTGCGTTATTGCGTAACCCAGCAATAAAAGTAATCTTTGATTCTTTTTCTCATGGAAAatctattaatttaatttttattgatcttttattttttttttattaattttaaccgACAATCTAATTATGTTttacatataaataaatttttttatatttttaaacttttcaATTAAGTAACTATATATAGCCAGTTTATAAATTCCTCCTTATATGAATATTAGAACTATTTATTCCTCAttgtatatttaataaatttttataataaaaaaaaaactacattTCCACCACCATACTGCTAAAACCACAATCAATTCAAttagtaaaatttatataatcactatttgcattttaatttaattaaaaacccATATTTATAGCTATAACTTCTACTATAccctaaattaaaatataaatattgattataaaAGGGGTAAATTAATCtatatggtctttattatttaaattaattatggtCTTAGCAAGCATAATTGTAAAAATAggaattgccaaaaaaaaaaaccaacttAATTATATTAtgtcattttttttaatatataaaattaatcccTTTAAACAATATATAAACAATGAGCATAATTAaccaaatttcaaattaattttatatataacatTAGCCCCTTAAAAAACCAAAAATTTCTAACTCTGCCCTTCATTGTGAGGTACAAGATTGGGACTAGGAATCCTCAAGCCAGTTCAAGCAGAGTCCAAAACGACATGAAATAAGAATACAATCAATTCTACAACATGAAAAGGATGATACAAAAAGATTACGAAGGCAATTCATTACCAGACACACCGGGAAGTAACATGCGACTCAGTAATGTCGCCGGTGTGTGTAACTTTCACCACCTGTCCCTTCTCAAGCCCGTAATACTTCACGATTGCATCTTTCTTTAATAGTCGAGGAAGCTATCAAAATGACAATATTAACATTTGACTAATAACATGAACACTCATATACACATACTAAAATGcaagtaaaaattaaaaattatataaagcaCAAAGTGTCGACCGTGTTGTATGCTAACGATTGAATTTTGTTTGTCATTAATTATACATCCAATTTGTGCTCCATTACTTGACACCAGAACTTGTGCCACTATCAATATTGATTAGGCAATTTGGGAGGTACTTTTTCAGTGCAACTAAATTGTTTCACTGTCGCTTATCAGGTAGCTATAGCTAATTATCATATTTATGCATGACCGCAACGACAAGATCCTACAAAGTTTTTGAAGAGGGCTTCTTAGGTTCTTCCACTTTCATtctgtttgttttctttttcttttttcctgcTTATTGATGGAAAGGGAAAGAACAATGAAAGCAAAGATAACAACTTAATTCTAGATAGATGATAGACACTTTCAGTACGAGCAATCTATAATAAAATAGCTGggtaactttaatttattatctTCATGGTAAGCAATCAAGCTAAAAAAGAAAAACCTTATACTCTTAAAATAAATATTGGATGAATATTTTTGATATCAACATAAAATGAGAGCATGCTGGCATGAGAACAGAAGAAGTGAGGGAGAGTGATAAATGTATCCATCAATTCATTCAATTTAATAAATGGATGCTAATGTCCATAGAGAACAATTTGAACCATAACAAGGATTCAAGGAAGCAAACACGAATTATTTTCCAAGAAACTACTATTATAGCTTTCCTTGAGTTTAAAagctaacctgcttttcttcaaTACTGTATTTTTTTAAGAGCTTTTGCTTTTCCCGCTCACTCATAACCTCATGCTTTGGTTTTAATACATGCTTTGTGATATTAACAAGCAAGTCAGTAATCTGAGAACAAACCAAATCATTAGGAGATATTAGAAGCATGAATTGTAAACCTTCTTAATCTATATTCAGGAAAAAAAGTTGCATACTGGAAAAAGGTTTGTATATAGAGCTAATAGTTCAATGCATTTCTGAAATTTGATAACTTTCAGGAGTTCAATCAATCTGGATATTTCATGGTGCCACAGTTCTCAAAGCAGTTTATTTCAACTCATAAATTCTTATAAGAGTCCAAATTATGCCCAGAACACAACATCTGCATTGTCAGCCAAGTAATTAATCACAACTTAACACTTTTCACTACTTAAAATCAAAGAGATAACGTAACACTTTAAAGCCAGAATAATCATTTAAATTTTATGCTTAATTGATTACAACCTGGTAGAACAGCCAAAGTTTTAAAGCTGTTTCAACCTTGATAAGCTATATAATTTGATCCTTTCTCTCACATTAGTATTCTCACTTAATGATCCATGTTGTCACAAACTTGATGAGCAAAATGCTCAAGTGACTTAAATGTTAAAATCCTTAGAAGTGACAACCAACTCACAACTAAAACTGGAAATGTCTGTGACACCATTGATTACATAAATTGTCCTAGCTTTCCTTTTAAAACCTTACTGGTTGTCATCATTCACTTTGTAACAGATCTGCCTTTTCAACTTTGATAGAACTCCATCCTAAGCCAATCCACTGAATCCAGCTTTTCAAATTGACACGCTAGCATAGCATTCCGTTAAGCTCATCAAGCATGATCGCAGTATAAAATATGCATGTCCCCAATCTAAAAGTTGGAGGTGTAAGAACAAGCTCAAATTAACAAAATGAAGAATATCTACAGTGCAGGACTTAAGCCTGTCACAGCCATGGCATATACTGCCATGGGCTTGCAGAAATCCAGACCACTAAATCAAGCTGCCAATTATAAAAATAGTATTCATTCATGcttatcaattaaatcacatctaAACATCCTTACATTGCATATTGAATTCATAAGGAACCAAAAAAGTAATCAGCATTTATGACTCTGAAACAAACCAATCAAAGATATTCAACATCCACTCTAAACTACATTAGCATTTTTCCTTATAAAATCAAGCACAAAGcaaacaaaatgacaaaatgtgtTCCCAAAAAAATACATTAGAAATAAAGGTCATTTTCAGGTATAACAATAGAATTCTTAGGCTTGTGAACAAGATGTTACAGATTCTAGCCTTGTAGTAACCACTCCAAGCAAAATTGTCAAAGAGTAAGCCTTCATATGTTCCACAGAACATATTCTTATGGGAACAGTTTTCTAAATTTTCCAGTGTTTAGCTCTATGGTACATAGGAAAATAGTTAATGGAAAAATGCTTTCCGAGTGATATGGAAAACTATTTCTCATTTTCAAATTGGGAAGTAAGCTTTTGGACTTTCAAAAACTTATAAAAAGAGAAGGAATCTTTAAGGGAATCAAATAGACGCATACCGATTATTTGATTAATCACCACCTAACACTGCCGGCTGTCACAAGTTAACATTGACCATCAAAATTTACCCCCTTTTAATGTACTTTCACTCTTATTCAACTAAagataaaaatagaaataaaaactACGGAGTTAAATAGGCTAAAACATTTTCACTTCTTACAATGCACTCCAAATGTCACAAACTAATATATGGTTGGTTTTCAGTATCATAATGAAGCagtagaaaataatttatcttttcaGAAAATGTTTTCCACATACAAGTTATTTTCTAAGAAATAAACAGAGCTAAGACTCAGAGTTATCCACAGGACAACCCCCACCCCATGTCTTTGCTAGGAACACGACTAAGTACTcgcctttttcttttttctcgcCCTCTttctttgtgttttttttttttttctcaataacATGTAGATGTTGAAAATATCCAAAATGTAATCAAAGCATAACATACCTGGAACATCTCAACCTTAAAAGTAAAAAGATCCACAGCTTTCAGAGCTTGGTTTGTTATATGGTTTTGCAAGATTAAGATCAGACCAGTTAAACTGCCTCTATTAACAATCTGAGCAGCAATGACACGGACTGAACTAACTTTAACCACACCTGTCCCACAGAAAATAACCAGCATCTGCAGTtcaaattaattttcatcaaaatgataaggcataaattatgagataaagtaTTTCACCTCACAAATATAAACATAACCTTCAAGCAGATGAACCGCTTAGAATTCTAATACAATAATAAATATTACTCATGCATTATTGATGTTTGTAAATTGCATGGAGTTTTATTTAGACCATTACAGCATAAACATTTCATACATGCATTGGACACAATTAGTCATAATTGTGTGCCTGATACACAGTTCATTCCCTAAATtttaagtttacttgtatgtaaataataaaaagtaAGCCATCCCAATTGCAATAGTGAAAATTAATTAGATTCATATAACATAGTACGCCATCACTGAAGaacaaattcaatttttaactagtttttaaaagatcatccttcaaagaaaattcaagaaaatccCCAAAATGACATCATTTTCCAAAAAAATAGAAAGGTCAATAGCATGAAGCAAATGTTTTTGTTAGAACAATAACCAAACTAATGGTAAACATAAAGAGAAGGGCAAAACATAATGTGATTATAAAGGATTATCATTAAGGGAGCACTGGGTAGTAAATCTCTTGGGACTTTTAATAAAGCTCCTTTAAAGACATGGTTGTGGAGGTCTATAATATAAAAAGAAACAGTTTGGAAGGTTATTTGTGCAAAATATAGGTTCAAGCATAACAGTTGCCTACTGAAGTAGCAAGAGTAGCTTATGGGTTGAGGGTATGGAAATTTCCATTTAAGGATGGAATTGCTGCTTTTTTCTAGCATATTTTGGTGTTGCAAAGGAGGAATCATCCTTTCTTACAATGATATTTGGTATGACACTTCCTCTTTAAACAATTCGCTAGCTGAACTTAGCTTTTTGGCTAGTTAAAAAGGTGCTTTAGTGAGTTCTTGCATGCAATTTTCCTCAGGGAGGTAGTTGGCATGTGTCTTTTATGAGGAATGCTGTTGTTTGGGACAGATTTTATGTGCTCTTAGGCAAGATGAATGACACGAATGTTGAAGATAAGGCTAGACAGGGGACCAAAAAAGGGTTATTTTTCAGTGAAAATCCTTATGTGGAGCCATTTGATGGACGGCAAGAGGAAGGAAACCATAGGCGGTGGGGGGAAAGGAGAACTGTCCATAGTCATGAGTGTAGTCCCAATTTCGTTCTAACTGAGCTAGCTTGTGGCTAACTTTCCTTGGAAGACAAGAAGGGAGACAAGTGCACCTTCAAAAATTGCTATTTTAATTTAGAGGCTTGCAAGGGTTTATGTTGTTGTACAAGAAAGAGAAAAACACATTTTCTAATATCTCTTATTAACTTTTCTTGTTTTGGGATAATTTTGAGGGAACAAAACAGGTTCTTTGAGAGATATTTGGTAAGACTGTAAACATTGGTATGTAGACAGATTTTTTTATTCCACTTCACATAAATAATTCCGTTCAAGTTGcacacaaataaataaataaataaaataaaataaagaaagaaaaaagagagagagactcAAATCCCTTAGCAATCTATAACAATCACATGGCAAGAATGACATCAAGCATTACAAAACTAATATTGAAAATGGCAGAAAACATGCAATTCCAAGAGAAGCTCCCACATGCATTTAAGAATTCACGATGCCCAGTTACACCCACAATCAAAACTCAAGAAAATAAGTATGTTTCCTTGAATATAAACCGAGTGGTTTCAGTTTCACCAACTTCTAACATAAGATAGTGATAATTTACTAGTCATGAACAATTAAAAGCAACCGCATGCAGTGGTAGTAGAATGACTAGGCTCAGGTGAATGTGCcaaagtcaagaaccctaatatTCTCAGCAACCAAACAAGAACTTAAATACTCAAAAACAAAGGCAAACCCAGGAACCGCCATACCCTTTTAGAGGGATCCGACTTGTAAGCAGCGGAAAATTTGAGGCGATTGATATCTGGGTTCTGGCCATGAATGGCTCGAAATTCTTGCAGAGACTGGTCAATTTCAGAGCTGGGAACAGAATAGCCTCTGTCTGTCAACATCTCAAACACAGTTCTCCGTGAGAGGTAGTATCTGTGACTCTCAGGGCTACCTTCATCGACGAAGCTGCTCAAGCACCTCCCTAACGACCCAATGTCAAAACACCCAGCTTCCTCAGCTCCATCCCCATTCCCTTCCGCAACCCCATTTGCTTCCATCTATCCAAGACTACTGCTACAGTCTCTGGTTCCCTTCGTTTGAACTTTGAAGTTTGAACTATGGGCTTTTATGTTTTTTGCATTGTATTTGTCTTGGTCCCATGGGAGTGGAGACCACTTCAATTTCGTTTGTTGCTTCTATTTTGCAGCCCATTTGATATTTGGGACTTGGGAGGTTCCCAAATAATttgttttttataatttattttgattgaaaatttaagtgtgagattttaattgatattattaaattttttttaatattgataaaaaatttatatttatatctttaatcataataaaataatcaaaatttagaaaatattcCATCACAAAAATATGTAAGAAATATATTAAAATGGAAATTTATCAAATCAGCATATTCTTAAGGTTGTAAAATCCTTGTTACGGAGTCTTGAATTCATGACTCTTGTGTTCTTCTAATATCTCATCAACTTGCATCACACCACTTTGTAGATACAGCCCTAGTTAAAGAgttcatgaaattttcaatatTCTTGAGTTTTAACACTGTTGTGTTCTCATGATATCTCATCAAATTATTGGCTTTTTCACCCTGACCACCTTCAGATTATGCAGTTTCTAATTCAATTGCTATTGTATTCTAGTCTTTAAATTTCCTTATATCTTTTTCATTTCACTTGCTTCATGTTTTAATAAGTCTTGTATAGTAACTTCATTTGCCACCGTCGCCATCATCGTCAACGTCATTTTGTGCGCCTCCTCTGCTCTTCACCTGTGCGAGTCACAGACGTCATCAACTACGCTTGTGTGAAAGAAGTCGACAGCGTATTTTATCATATTGAGAGTTAAATCACTGTAAATTGCTTTTCTCTTCCTAAGTTAATTTGGAAATGTTACGTAAGTTCCATTTGAAATAAAAGTTTTAAATATAAATGCTTTCGAAAAAAtgtattattttatatatcattaaaataaataatttgaaaaaaaaaattattatatattttcgaTAGCCAAaacattttaaattaatattttaatttatatatttaaaaagttttttttaataGCAACTTTAACAATCATGACCACTCTTGTCAAATAGTTAATGTCTCAATCATGATTTTTAAACCTGGTCAGGTCTCTCTGCCACTGAAGTTGAAGGAGGCTGTATTCGTAGAATTTGAAGAGTTGGCTAGCCGCTTGTCGTTGTCCTGATTAAAAGAGCTTGAGATGTTTGGAGGCTCTGCTCGTCCTTGGCTTCTTTTCCTAAACGCTAATGGTTTCTCTAAGCCCCATGGCCTTGCTGCTCTTCATCGTTTTCCTTGTTTGACTAACCTAGTGGTGTTGGTTGGTTGAATGGGACTCTTCTTTCGTTGGGTTTCTTTCAGCCGGATGACTCTAAGGGGCACAATGTGGTGCTGTTTTGCAGGTTCTCTGTTTagcatatattaaatttatattacactatatattattcaatcaatattaaataaatattatccaattagcaattt comes from the Hevea brasiliensis isolate MT/VB/25A 57/8 chromosome 5, ASM3005281v1, whole genome shotgun sequence genome and includes:
- the LOC110656026 gene encoding DNA-directed RNA polymerase V subunit 5A isoform X2; amino-acid sequence: MEANGVAEGNGDGAEEAGCFDIGSLGRCLSSFVDEGSPESHRYYLSRRTVFEMLTDRGYSVPSSEIDQSLQEFRAIHGQNPDINRLKFSAAYKSDPSKRMLVIFCGTGVVKVSSVRVIAAQIVNRGSLTGLILILQNHITNQALKAVDLFTFKVEMFQLPRLLKKDAIVKYYGLEKGQVVKVTHTGDITESHVTSRCVW
- the LOC110656026 gene encoding DNA-directed RNA polymerase V subunit 5A isoform X1; translation: MEANGVAEGNGDGAEEAGCFDIGSLGRCLSSFVDEGSPESHRYYLSRRTVFEMLTDRGYSVPSSEIDQSLQEFRAIHGQNPDINRLKFSAAYKSDPSKRMLVIFCGTGVVKVSSVRVIAAQIVNRGSLTGLILILQNHITNQALKAVDLFTFKVEMFQITDLLVNITKHVLKPKHEVMSEREKQKLLKKYSIEEKQLPRLLKKDAIVKYYGLEKGQVVKVTHTGDITESHVTSRCVW